One stretch of Pyrenophora tritici-repentis strain M4 chromosome 4, whole genome shotgun sequence DNA includes these proteins:
- a CDS encoding DUF1421 multi-domain protein gives MPPKRKPKAAKAVSATPRKASAASALSNKRSGLQGSKTSRLAPSVPFQMTTRRGAKGTSNHTSSAGPSSASSGSRRSSLNEIAQNEDATSDHGDARPAKRSRTSSDSGSPQRSNGSLDNNTPMNGTQTPELQNAVSGATSKTAGKRRRASDDSTQSSKTRPNSVLTRTQSDVSEQQPRKKRKTKETPADTSADQPPELTDASTAPNSPEQMPDVDGSQSLQNVLPTNGEAPAKSGRRLPGRRRQPHPDINVETDLRRQLNLKMSYRSLAKVQKVLLEELATRTTRNLEDDPNYHKECPEYQAVMAQLDQRRDARLDQVNSLRTCRLEELERVRVAEEHIQKEQYINRFRELQDDFMLQIYFRAKKLEREMKGHDADATDDEDNVLPPTYSDEPHHNNDDRIGSKFASRSRAYVEADRELEDETVRRKFTMARVAFVEKDEDADDSIEDVAGGFAKFDGPDRTEALARYNINSLADAAIEVERTPSPLPQPQKPEVIPNEHAALLMMLADVSAHQPRSSTVQKPQYHYPNPQQSQQHPPPRATTPIIKQEHVKEKTLEYALLAPLGMSSQAAHSSPIKSAQPAVDLTQEAPRSESNGVTTAKEAEAPAKSTPRFSTHRIMDILNDDQEVPVSRTREPPAQAQELQRTASMGETASHHQTPSRNDALRVDAMVNREEPPVDQALMDILSGPPPPPSNPPSSPPQSAQPWPPRSSVPPQSREPDESLRRRDPLQKIRELLDRKALDRKARENGQEQPERPQYWPPPVFSTSRPNPQPSSTQERTEVAAYDPTRPATGLYDGLPGTSHSYSRRQSYDHPPHWEHDRRGSVSQAQQQAASPYQSHAPQPHYGEHHKSGRTPPTHQSPYAPPSGSLPLPPKPPGPLPSAPINFRFAHYDPVPPRQTYPPQSPSYPSSSHPSQGPPLPQYPQPYGSAPPYQGGYVPPPGSFQAPPPPPSSLPPYQPLKIHQYGGQPILPANMAPPPQQGGPPPLPYLTQAAPPQPQQGSQQAAYSPTHPHPPPHTQYDQRDAQAQNNGDRSSDPQSRPRRPYRSYHAPGTQFRSYQGPGEQRRRGG, from the exons ATGCCGCCAAAACGAAAGCCAAAAGCAGCAAAGGCCGTGTCTGCTACCCCTCGCAAAGCCTCAG CCGCTAGCGCATTGTCTAATAAGCGAAGTGGTCTTCAGGGTTCGAAGACATCTCGCCTTGCTCCTTCAGTACCGTTCCAAATGACAACGCGCCGCGGTGCAAAAGGCACGTCTAACCACACGAGCTCCGCTGGGCCATCTAGCGCAAGCTCTGGCAGTCGTCGCAGTTCTCTTAATGAAATTGCGCAAAACGAAGATGCCACTTCTGACCATGGGGATGCGCGACCAGCCAAGCGCAGCCGAACATCGTCCGATTCTGGTTCGCCGCAAAGGTCCAATGGCTCTTTGGACAACAACACCCCCATGAATGGCACGCAAACTCCGGAGCTGCAAAACGCCGTATCTGGTGCGACTTCAAAAACGGCTGGCAAGAGGAGGCGCGCATCAGACGACTCCACCCAGTCCAGCAAAACACGCCCGAACAGTGTTCTAACCCGTACACAAAGCGATGTCTCGGAACAACAACCGCGCAAAAAGCGCAAAACAAAAGAAACCCCAGCAGACACGTCGGCCGACCAACCTCCTGAATTGACTGATGCTAGTACTGCCCCGAATTCCCCAGAGCAGATGCCAGATGTTGACGGCAGTCAAAGCCTTCAGAACGTCCTACCGACCAATGGCGAGGCCCCTGCAAAGTCCGGCAGACGCTTGCCCGGTCGGCGGCGCCAACCGCATCCGGACATCAATGTGGAGACCGACTTACGTCGGCAGCTCAATCTCAAGATGAGCTACCGCAGCCTTGCAAAAGTCCAAAAGGTTTTACTAGAAGAATTGGCAACCCGTACTACCAGGAACCTGGAAGATGACCCTAATTATCACAAAGAATGTCCAGAATACCAGGCCGTCATGGCCCAGCTGGACCAGCGACGCGACGCTCGCCTGGACCAAGTCAATTCTTTGCGCACATGTCGACTCGAGGAACTCGAGCGCGTGCGCGTTGCTGAAGAGCACATTCAGAAAGAGCAGTATATCAATCGGTTCCGGGAACTACAGGATGACTTTATGCTGCAAATATACTTTCGCGCGAAGAAGCTCGAGCGGGAGATGAAGGGCCATGACGCCGACGCCACGGATGATGAAGATAATGTCCTCCCACCCACATACAGCGATGAGCCCCACCATAACAATGACGACCGCATTGGCTCCAAGTTCGCCTCTCGTAGCAGGGCCTATGTAGAGGCCGACAGGGAACTCGAGGATGAAACCGTACGAAGGAAGTTTACCATGGCACGAGTGGCTTTTGTTGAGAAAGACGAAGATGCCGACGACTCTATAGAAGATGTTGCAGGCGGCTTTGCAAAGTTTGACGGCCCAGACCGCACGGAAGCTCTCGCACGTTACAACATCAACAGCCTTGCTGATGCCGCCATCGAAGTCGAGAGGACGCCTTCGCCCCTACCACAACCACAGAAGCCCGAAGTCATCCCGAACGAGCATGCTGCCCTGCTCATGATGTTGGCAGACGTATCGGCACATCAGCCTCGAAGTTCTACTGTGCAGAAGCCTCAATATCATTATCCAAACCCACAACAATCACAGCAACATCCGCCACCGCGAGCTACTACGCCAATCATCAAGCAAGAACACGTAAAGGAGAAGACGCTTGAGTACGCCCTGCTAGCACCACTAGGCATGTCGTCTCAAGCTGCTCATAGCAGCCCAATCAAGAGCGCCCAACCAGCAGTAGACCTGACTCAAGAGGCTCCTCGTTCCGAGTCCAATGGTGTAACCACAGCAAAAGAAGCAGAAGCTCCGGCAAAGTCAACACCAAGGTTCTCGACGCACAGGATTATGGATATCCTCAATGATGACCAAGAAGTCCCAGTGTCGAGAACTCGTGAACCGCCAGCCCAAGCCCAAGAGCTACAGAGGACAGCGTCAATGGGAGAAACTGCTAGTCATCATCAGACACCCTCGCGTAACGATGCTCTGCGAGTGGACGCTATGGTCAACAGAGAAGAACCGCCCGTTGATCAGGCGCTGATGGACATACTAAGTGGgccgccaccaccaccgaGCAACCCGCCATCATCGCCACCTCAGAGTGCTCAACCTTGGCCGCCCCGATCGAGTGTGCCACCACAGTCACGGGAGCCTGATGAGTCACTTCGCCGAAGGGATCCCCTGCAGAAGATCAGGGAACTTCTCGATAGGAAAGCTCTGGATCGGAAGGCGCGCGAGAACGGGCAAGAACAACCGGAACGACCTCAATACTGGCCACCACCCGTCTTTTCCACCAGCAGACCGAATCCCCAACCTTCCAGCACACAGGAACGAACCGAAGTCGCGGCATATGATCCAACACGACCGGCCACCGGACTGTATGATGGCTTACCTGGCACTTCACACTCATATTCTCGTCGCCAGTCCTACGATCATCCACCTCATTGGGAACATGACAGGCGAGGAAGTGTGTCTCAAGCACAACAGCAAGCAGCGTCTCCATACCAAAGTCATGCTCCTCAACCTCACTATGGCGAGCATCACAAGTCGGGTAGGACTCCACCAACACATCAGAGCCCATATGCACCGCCTTCTGGATCATTACCACTGCCGCCCAAACCACCTGGGCCACTGCCATCCGCACCTATCAATTTCCGTTTTGCACACTACGACCCCGTCCCACCTAGACAGACGTACCCACCGCAGTCACCAAGCTACCCATCAAGTTCGCATCCTTCACAAGGCCCTCCACTACCGCAATACCCGCAACCATACGGCAGTGCTCCCCCCTACCAAGGCGGCTATGTCCCACCCCCAGGCTCCTTTCAAGCACCGCCTCCCCCGCCATCGAGTCTGCCACCCTACCAACCGCTCAAAATCCATCAATACGGCGGCCAGCCCATTCTTCCCGCTAATATGGCACCCCCACCGCAGCAAGGTGGCCCACCACCTCTCCCCTACCTTACCCAGGCTGCACCCCCACAACCACAGCAAGGCTCACAACAAGCAGCCTACTCACCAACACACCCTCACCCTCCTCCACACACGCAATACGACCAGCGCGATGCCCAAGCCCAAAACAACGGCGACCGTTCTTCAGACCCGCAGTCCCGGCCTCGAAGACCTTATCGAAGTTATCACGCGCCCGGCACGCAATTCCGCAGCTACCAAGGTCCCGGAGAGCAGAGGAGGAGAGGCGGGTAG